In Anoplopoma fimbria isolate UVic2021 breed Golden Eagle Sablefish chromosome 12, Afim_UVic_2022, whole genome shotgun sequence, one DNA window encodes the following:
- the commd7 gene encoding COMM domain-containing protein 7 yields the protein MNPEVERNSQAALTVLQKRKMQLHSVKDGLPDSVSTDFQNLNKLNEQQFLRLIEILFQFLLEPKETERFMQLLGEFAGEHGMSAGPLKNLMKSVLLVPQGALKKNLTADQIKEDLLTLGLSEEKAAHFSQQWGEHYAALSRLAVGQTLMVNQLVDMEWKFGVTVGTSEVQKVGNIFLQLKLVVRKGISTENVYMELTLPQFYNFLHEMERAKASMECFS from the exons ATGAACCCGGAAGTGGAGCGGAACAGCCAAGCAGCTCTGACGGTTCTACAGAAAAGAAAGATGCAGCTTCACTCCGTTAAAGACGGTTTACCGGATTCTGTCAGCACCGACTTTCAGAACCTAAACAAACTCAACGAGCAG CAATTTCTTCGTCTGATTGAAATTCTGTTCCAGTTCCTGCTGGAGCCTAAAGAG ACGGAGAGGTTCATGCAGCTGCTCGGTGAGTTTGCAGGGGAACATGGGATGAGTGCCGGTCCTCTGAAAAACCTCATGAAGAGCGTCCTCCTGGTGCCACAGg GCGCTTTGAAGAAAAACCTGACAGCTGACCAGATCAAAGAAGACCTTTTGACATTAG GACTAAGTGAAGAGAAGGCGGCTCACTTTTCACAGCAG TGGGGGGAGCACTATGCAGCGCTGTCCAGACTCGCTGTGGGACAGACTCTGATGGTCAACCAGTTAGTGGACATGGAGTGGAAGTTTGGAG TGACTGTGGGAACCAGTGAGGTACAGAAAGTGGGCAACATCTTTCTGCAG ctgaaGCTGGTGGTCAGAAAGGGGATTTCCACTGAAAACGTCTACATGG AATTGACGCTCCCACAGTTTTACAACTTCCTACATGAAATGGAGAGAGCCAAGGCCAGCATGGAGTGTTTCAGCtga